The bacterium genome window below encodes:
- the rplU gene encoding 50S ribosomal protein L21: MQAVIATGGKQYTVQKDAVLKVEKLAGDVGAKVKLDQVLAVINGDKVNVGAPLVSGATVEAEILKQGKGDKVLIFKKKRRQNYRRKNGHRQLFTAIKITNINA, from the coding sequence ATGCAAGCAGTCATCGCGACCGGCGGTAAACAATATACGGTCCAAAAGGATGCCGTGTTGAAAGTAGAGAAGCTCGCAGGTGATGTGGGTGCCAAGGTGAAGCTGGACCAGGTTCTGGCCGTCATCAATGGCGATAAAGTGAACGTGGGTGCCCCGCTGGTTAGCGGCGCCACGGTGGAAGCCGAGATCCTGAAGCAAGGTAAAGGCGACAAGGTGCTCATCTTCAAGAAAAAGCGCCGCCAGAATTACCGCCGGAAGAATGGCCATCGTCAGCTGTTCACGGCCATCAAAATCACCAATATCAACGCATAG
- a CDS encoding 50S ribosomal protein L27: MAHKKAGGSSRNGRDSAGRRLGVKKFGGEQVLAGNIIIRQRGTKVHPGVNVGMGKDHTLFAMAEGTVKFYRKADDRHYVTIVTA; encoded by the coding sequence ATGGCACATAAGAAAGCCGGTGGTAGTTCCCGCAACGGCCGCGATTCCGCCGGTCGTCGTCTTGGGGTTAAAAAATTCGGTGGCGAGCAGGTGCTGGCCGGTAACATCATCATCCGTCAGCGCGGCACGAAAGTGCATCCTGGCGTGAATGTGGGCATGGGCAAGGACCATACCCTGTTCGCCATGGCCGAAGGCACGGTGAAATTCTACCGCAAGGCCGATGACCGTCATTACGTGACGATCGTGACCGCCTAG